The Lycium barbarum isolate Lr01 chromosome 11, ASM1917538v2, whole genome shotgun sequence genome contains the following window.
TACAATCATTGACAAGATAACCTTTTTTCTGATCATGCAACTCAGTTAAAGGCAAAAACTCTGGATTGTTGGGGGGAATTAAAGTATCGAGCAAATATGAGAGAAAAATACTTCTATTACTTTCAATAATAGAAAGAAGAGACATACAAGCTCTAACAAAAAAACTCTCAAAAGACACCTCACAAATCTCTCAAGGATATTACACAACTCTTCTGGGTTGTGCTGTGATGATCTAATATCTGATGATAGAAAGCTTTACAAGCTTCTCTATTTATAGGACCAAAACTTGGTAGGAGGAAGGTGTGAGGAAGGTGCGAGGAAGCTTGGAGGAAGCTTCAATGGTGGGTGAGAGGAAGGTGACTCCTAGGTGTGAGGAAGCATCCCTTGTCATTCATAGATTTGGAGGAAGCTTCATAGAAAGTGCTAGGAATTGAATTCTTCAATTTGCTTGTAACTGGATATGTCCTGGAAATTGAATTCTTCAATTCTCCCCTTCCAGGCATATTCAGAACAAGCATCCCGACTATGTCTCTGCATAGATCTAGCTTATCTCGTGTCACcacctttgtcagcatgtctgatgGATTCTCCTTTGTGTTGATCTTCACTAGTCTCAATAGTTGTTGATCAATTGTCTCGCGTATCCAGTGATACCGAACATCAATATGTTTTGTACGggaatggtacatggagttcttgctcaagtctagagcactctgactgtcacaatgtatCTTGTACTCTTTCTGCTGGATCCCAAGTTCTTGGAGATAGCGCTTTAGCCACAACATTTCTTTACCAGCTTCAGCGGCAGCAATGTATTCTGCTTATGTTGTAGATAaagcgacacacttctgcaatctTGATTGCCAAGCAACAGCTCCCCCTGCAAAAGTGTAGATATATCCTGAAGTAGATTTTCTACTATCAATATCTCTGGCCATATCAGCATCTGTACAGCCTTCCAAGACTGGATCAGCTCCTCCGTAGCAAAGACATAACTTCGTGGTACCCTTCAAGTATCTGAGAATCCATTTGATTGCCTCCCAATGCTCCTTCCCGAGGTTAGAGAGAAAATGACTCACTGTACCCACTGCATGAGCGATATCTGGCCGTGTGCATACCATGGCATACATCAGACTTCCAACTGCTGAAGAATAGGGCACCGCTGACATCTCCCCGATCTCTTCCTTGGATGTGGGACATGTTCTTTTGCTCAACTTGAAGTGATTCGTAAGTGGAACACTAACTGGTTTGGTATTATTCATGTTGAATCTCTCAAGTACCCGTTCAGTGTACTTCTCTTTAGATAGCCATAACTTGCGATTCATCCTGTCTCGAGTGATCTGCATCCCAAGAATCTGTTGAGCcggtcctaagtctttcatatcaaaagaCTTAGAGAGTTCTTTCTTCAGTTGGTTTATCTTCATTTGATCTTTCCCAACGATCAACATGTCATCTACATATAGTAGAAGAGCAATGAAGGTATCGTCTGGAAGTCTCTTGATGTATACACACTCATCCGCAgtagtcttcttgtagcctttaCTCTTCATGCATGAGTCAAACTTCTTATTCCACTGCCTTGGTtcctgcttcaaaccatacaagcTTTTAGATAGCTTGCACACGAGATTATCACTTGAAACCTCAAAACCTTCTGGATGCTGCATATAGATTTCTTCTTTCAAATATCTGTGAAGAAATGTTGTCTTCACATCCATCTATTCAAGCTCCAAGTTCATACTTGCTGCCAAGCCAAGTATAACTCGGATTGAGGTCATCTTGACAACTGGTGCAAAGATCTCATCAAAGTCAATTCCTTTCTTCTCCTGGAACCCTTTGACAACCAACCGAGCTTTGTATTTCACCACTTGTCCGCTTGCATCCTTCTTTAACTTGAACACCCATTTGTTTCTTAATGCCTTCTTCCCTTTAGGAAGTTCTACGATCTCATAAGTTTGATTTTTCTGTAAAGATTCTAACTCATCCTGCATTTCTATCAGCCATTTTGCTTTATCCTTATGAGACATAGCTTCTTGAAAACTCTCTGGTTCTCCATCTTCAGTAAGCAAAAGGTATTCAGATGATGAGTACCTTTTTTATAGTATATGGCCTCGTTCAGATCTATGAGCAGTTGGAACCATCTAAGAAGAACTACCATCATTTGTGTCGTGTGATGGTTCTGGTGAGGTGGGTTGTGGCTCCCCTTGCTCAGCACTCTCTTCTGTCTCctcatcttcttctgcttctAAGTTTTCTTCTGGCACTTCGTCATTATTTCTCAAGAACAATTCTGGTGCTTCATTTGAAACTTGAGCACCCTCATTTGACTTCTGAGACATCGTGGATTTTTCAATGTCTTCTATTGTCAAATTTTTGTGAAACACAACGTCCCTGCTTCTGATCACTTTTTTCTCCTTAGGATCCCATAACCTGTATCCAAACTCTTCATTTCCGTAGCCAATGAAAATGCATGGTATAGTTCTCGCATCAAGCTTCTGCCTGAGCTCTTTGGATACATGTGCATATGATGAACAACTAAATACTCTAAGATGTGAGTATGTAGGATCCTTACCTGTCCATAGCCTCTCTGGAACTTCAAAGTTGAGTGGTACTGAAGGTGATCGGTTTATGAGATAACATACGGTATTGACTGCTTCTCCCCAAAATGGCTTTGGAAGTTTAGCCATGTTCATCATGCTCCGGACACGCTCCATGATAGTCCGGTTCATTCTTTTAGCAACGCCATTGTGCTGAGGGGTGCGTGGTGCTGCTCTGCAATATGCATCGAATGCCTTGGAAGTATACTCGCCTCCATTATCAGATCGGAGACATTTCAGCTTCTTTCCTGTTTCACGTTCTACCAAGACGTGAAATGACTTGAAGCACTCCAACACCTGGTCCTTCGTCTTCAGGAAATACACCCACACTTTCCGAGAAGCATCATTGATAAAAGTCAGAAAATATCTGCTTCTACCGAGTGATTCAACCTCCATAGGACCGCAGACATCAGAGTGTACCAAACTTAACAACTCTGATCTTTTCGTTGAAGTGAAATTAAATGAGACTCTGTGTTGCTTACCAAATAGACAATGATTGCAAGGACACAGTGCAGCGTTCTTGTCAACATTGATAAGATTCTTCTTCATCAAGGTAGTCAACCCTTTCTCGCTCATGTGGCTGAGTCTCTGGTGCCATAAATCCTGAGAAGCGTCCTCTGCAATATTGAGGCTGTCTGTACAAATTCTCAAATGCGTTTTGTACAATGTGCCACAAACATTTCCTCGAGCGACTGTAAAAATGCCCTTTGACATTTTCCATGTGCCTCTGCTAAAATGGTTTTCATACCCTTGTTTGTCAAGAGATACCACTGACAGGAGATTGAGCCGAAGATCTGGCACATGTCTGACATCCTTCAAAGTGATTATGCTCCCGGTACCTGTCTTTATTTGTACATCACCAATTCCGGCTATTCCAGAGGAACTGGAATTACCCATCTTCACCGCTCCAAAGTCTCCAGCTTTGTATGTTGTGAAGTAGTACCTGTGGGGAGTTACGTGGTAGGATGCTGCAGTATCTACCACCCATTCCGTGTCTTCTCTTGAGACGTGAAGGCATGTCTCATCATGGGTAGTACAGTACGCTACATCACCTGAGATTGTGATGAACGCTTCACCACCTTGTTCTTCGGTTGAAAACTACTCTTGCCTCGCTCCTCTAGCCATTTGTAGCAATTCTTCTTCATGTGACCCTCTATACCGCTATGGTGGCAGGTATAAGAAGGTTTCCGGCCATCCGATGATCTCCCCCGTCTTTTGCCTCTACTTTGCCATTTCCCTCTACTGTTTCTTTGTTGTTTTCCTTGTGATTTTCCTCAATTCTCCGTCACAAGGGCATGAGTCTGATTTGTGCTcatgtctttctttctttcctcttcattgAACAATGCATCCTTGACCACAGACATGGTAAGTTTGCCATCTGGGGCTGAGTTGCTGAGAGTAACAACTAGTGTTTCCCAACTATCAGGAAAGGAACTAAGAAGTAGTAGAGATTGCATTTCGTCTCCAAGTGGCATTTCTACACAAGATAATTGATTTACCAGACTCTGGAACTCACTGGTATGTTCGGCAACAGAAGTTCCACTTTTGAGCTTCATATTGACAAGGCGCCTCATCAGAAGGGCCTTGTTCCGAGCGGTCTTGGCCTGGTACATGTCTTCCAACTTCTTCCAAAGGGCATAAGCGTCGGTTTCTTGCGCAACGTGGTGGAAGACACTATGGTCAATCCATTGTCGGATTTGACCAAtagtttttctattaattttcttcCACTCTATTAACTTGGGCGGGTCAGAATTAATACCCTTCAGCTCTATTGGATCAAGAAGGTCTTTACAACTGAGGAAATCTTCCATCCGAGGTTTCCACAGCGTATAGTTGGTAGCCGTGAGCATAAATATAGCTCCGGAAAATGAAGTTGACTCGTCAATGGTCATTTTCACCTTCTAAATAATTTTGATTTTCTGTTTGAGAAAAATCGGAGCAGAATTTCGAAAAACGGGCAGCACCATTGTGTCCGGAACGGCCGAAATTGGTAGAGTAGACACTTTCGGGGTCAAAATacaattttcaaaaaattataggtgaaaatataatttttcaaaaaattgagggaccaaactgcaattttttttaaaattacaaaACTGACAGGTGACATGGCAGGTGACGCGGCAGCTGATGCAGGAGCACAGCAAGCTGCTGATGCAGGCTGGCGTGGCGTTGACATTCTGCTGACGTCAGCGATGACGCAGCTCGTCTTCCTCCCCTGGTTGGCACGTGCGGCGTGTATGCCTTCCCGCCGGCGCGTGCGTGGCTCGTGCGGTGGCTTCCGGTGGCCGGTTGGTCGCCGGAAAATACCAGTTTGCTCCTCTCGACGAGACGAATCCAATGGTATAATCAGATTGCAATTCCGAGCAAAATTGAAAAACACGATTTTTCAGACAGTagctttttttttgaaaaaaatctgaaaaaaaaataaatatcaaAAGCTCAACCAGgctttgataccacttgttgggggAATTAAAGTATCGAGCAAATATGAGAGAAAAATACTTCTATTACTTTCAAGAATAGAAAGAAGAGACATACAAGCTCTAACAAAAAAACTCTCAAAAGACATCTCACAAATCTCTCAAGGATATTACACAACTCTTCTTGGTTGTGCTGTGATGATCTAATATCTGATGATAGAAAGCTTTACAAGTTTCTCTATTTATAGGACCAAAACTTGGTAGGAGGAAGCTAGGACGAAGGTGTGAGGAAGCTTGGAGGAAGCTTCAATGGTGGGTGAGAGGAAGGTGACTCCTAGGTGTGAGGAAGCATCCCTTGTCATTCATAGATTTGGAGGAAGCTTCATAGAAAGTGTTAGGAATTGAATTCTTCAATTTGCTTGTAACTTGATATGTCCTGGAAATTGAATTCTTCATGGATAACCCCAAGACAACACGGTAGTTGAAAACCAAATACAAtctgcaaaaaaaaataattagaaaCTACTAGACATGCAAAAAGGAATTTAATATTTTGGAAGAAAACGAGCTATTAAATTATAGCGGCATTCATCTTGCAAGAATTCGATATGAAAGTTTGCTACCGACACAAATAGAAACAAATGATTTCAGATATTTAAAAAAGTTCCATGCGAAGAACAACTCAAGTGAACTGGCTAACAGATAAATGTTTGCCTCTTACAAGATAGCTTCTTGCATTCACCATTTATCTGATCCTTGAGGCAAATGAGGCACTTTGCCTTCACTTTTTGACGGTGATCAAAGTCCTTAGCATCAACAGAttgtaagaatattgagatatcaCATCCCTTACTGTTTGCATCGCCTTTTGGATATAAAAGGAGCTTCCTACACAAGAAATTAACACAAGGATTCAGAAACAAATAAATTCAAATGATTGATGGTACAGTGGAAAAAAACAATATACACGACAAACAATTATGCGCCAAGGAGATGAAGTCAGTACCATTTGTAATCTCCCACAGTAAATTCTTCAGAAAACCAATCTTGGCCAAGATTGGAGAAATTACAGATCTTCCATTCACGCTTAAATGAGTCATTAGATTTTACCATGGACAAACATTCACTGATTGCTTGCCTTTGTATGACAAATAATTCTGCTCCAAACACACATTTGTCGTCAACAAGGTATCCGTTTGAGGCCTCTTTGAATGTTTTGTGAGACACAAATTTGGGAAGTCCCCACAAGGACTTGATAGGTTGAAAGCGCCGCATTTTTCCTAAATCAACGCATTGTAGCATCACAGTTGAGCCAATTGTTGAAAACTAAATAAACTGGAAGTTACTCTGTTTCTACTCTGTTTTGTATTATCTATCAACTCAGCCGAAATCATAACCATATAACTAAAAAGCTTAGATGAGATACACTAGAGAGAAACGTATAtactaagaaagaaaataagatGGTCTAACACGCTAATATTGTACCTCGCACTGAAAGATAATTGTCACAGAGCTGATTGATCAGAAAAAAGGTATATATAGCATTGACCTCCCAACCAGCAGGCAGGGAACTTGTCCCCGAAAAAGCCAAGTAAACTGAAACATGTTCACTTCCTTTAGCGCTTCCCTTTCCATCAGGATAAATGATCATTTTCCTGTATCAAGTCCAGAACTCCATTCAACAATATAATTCAGATCATTTAGGACAGACTTCGATAAAAATGATCCACTGTGTAGATTCTTTATACTAAAAAAGTTCATAATTCCTTAACTAAGTACTAACATATAACTGGTCGCAATTTATCCTATTTATAGTAACATAATCTGACTAGCCATGCAGATGACATAAATAGTGCGAATGACATGATTCAAGAAAGTAGTCCTAGTATATTAACGTTAAGTTCTGCACAGAACTAAAGTGGAGAAATCTGTCATTTGTGACAAAAACCACAATGTCTCACTGCATGCAAATTTCAACACTAGCAAAAAATGTGAGTGAATAACCAGCATAGTGCACACATTTTTAATTAGCTTCCTATTGAAATATCTTAAATGCCTTTAATTAGATAGTCGGTTAGTTGGTTAAAGGGAAATTATGGATGGCATATTATAGGCACATGAGCGTGTAGTATAAAGGAATTAAGCTGATTTAGCTAAAGTAAACAGTTGCTTTCCTGTTTCAAACTAAACAAGTAGATAGACTAATTTAAATCAAGTTGAACTTTCCCAAATGCATCAATATTAATCCACTTATTctgtatttttatattttaaacttAATAGGGATCTACCATCTCCCAAAGGGTCATTTCATGTCATAGCGCAGCACGTTTCATTACTACTATATCTACTTCCTAAGCATGAAGAGACTAGTGGGAAAAGGAAAAAGGGAGACATTTCCGTTTTGACCTCTTGCTCCCTTCTATAACCCCTCATCATTCAGTTTAAACCAAACACATACAATATCAAAAAATAGTCGATAGGACAATATCAAACCTCATTATTCTCACAATCCAATCGTTCAAGAAGGGGGAAACTCATTTAGCTTGGTACTTCATAAAATGTTCAACGGAAATTATAATTTAAGAGCTTAATAATGCATTGGTGAGGATTGACATACGAGTCTTACCATTTATAACCACCAGCCTCGAATTCATTTGATTCAGACTTTTCAACGCCACTCTTTGAAAGTAGGGAGAAAGACTCAATTTTCAACAAATAGTGTGCTGGTGAAGCCGCTCTAACTTCCACTGTAACTTCTGTCCATATTGCACATCAAACATAAAGAATAAACTTCATTGCAATTATTCTTTCTAAAAATTAAGGGTAAAACTAGTCAAGTAAATGTTAGTTCCATGAAATAACTATGGTAGACAAAATACTTCAAAGTGTTATGTCTAACGACTAAAATTTTAGATGATATGACACAATTCATATATCAGAACAAGCAAAAGGTTCTGATCCATAGATATTTCCACTAATATGATATGAAAAAGGAAATTGTGTACCCTCGCCAAAAGCTTAAATAAGACGATTACACAATTCAACACAATAAGACTAGTCAAgtaatgttttttaaaaaaaaaaaagaaaaaagaaaaaaaaaaagagcatgtCCGTCAAAAGTAGCCATACAAAATACAGATGCCCCGATCATCAGAGCCTTGTTTGACAAATACCTGCAAAGGTACTTGCACACACTAACATCAAATGTCGGTActagcagtggcggagccaggatttccgtCGAGGGGGTTCAAAACATAAAAAAGTAAATATACGAAGAAGCCgaaaggggttcaacatctactatatatacataaaaaaaaaaaaaaataaccttgtaaaaacagtattttttttccgccgagggggttcggatgaacaccctcggctctatgtggctccgccactaggTACTAGTACTCATTTCTAGCAAAAATATCAGCTAACATGAACTTCACACACGCAATAACAGTCTATATAGAGACACAAACAAATATCTATACACAGACCAAAAGAAAGAAACATATTATGCTTATTAACACATATTTAGGTAATAAGCATTGAATTTATAAgtaaggtataggatatgtgggtaactttaatctattttgtgtTGATGagaaatatttatggatttgcgtgctataatatgtatatatgaatatatatatcaaTGCTTTGAACGAATATGTTGTTATAGATGATTAAGCTAATGGTGTTAAAGGAATAAACAAAACCACAAGGATCCACTGATTCGGACTAAAAAGAGAGACAGTGAGATAATGCTTTAATATATATTtgttattacaatgttctagatctcaaaAAGCTAAGtcctaaaagtagggaaatgtcctctat
Protein-coding sequences here:
- the LOC132618632 gene encoding MATH domain and coiled-coil domain-containing protein At3g58270-like, translating into MIIYPDGKGSAKGSEHVSVYLAFSGTSSLPAGWEVNAIYTFFLINQLCDNYLSVRGKMRRFQPIKSLWGLPKFVSHKTFKEASNGYLVDDKCVFGAELFVIQRQAISECLSMVKSNDSFKREWKICNFSNLGQDWFSEEFTVGDYKWKLLLYPKGDANSKGCDISIFLQSVDAKDFDHRQKVKAKCLICLKDQINGECKKLSYCIWFSTTVLSWGYP